In a genomic window of Virgibacillus sp. SK37:
- a CDS encoding putative holin-like toxin, with translation MTVFETLVLMISFATLIVALLSEKK, from the coding sequence TTGACAGTATTTGAGACATTGGTTTTAATGATCTCGTTTGCAACGTTGATTGTTGCTTTATTGTCGGAAAAAAAATAA